A window of Juglans regia cultivar Chandler chromosome 7, Walnut 2.0, whole genome shotgun sequence contains these coding sequences:
- the LOC108996432 gene encoding uncharacterized protein LOC108996432 — protein MAVRWEKPKNDWLKLNVDRSSINNPGILGAGRIVRNELGKVVFTFAESIRNGSNNLAEVITLRRGLQHCKRLGLNNIIIEMDSLLVVNWVQKGSYSLQYIKNFWEDIINMLAGINFSAKHIYREGNKAVDVLARLRSNGISHEWSGQIEVPHLLRGILRIDSCGLAYIRKC, from the coding sequence ATGGCAGTGAGATGGGAGAAACCGAAGAATGACTGGCTTAAATTGAATGTGGACAGAAGTAGTATTAATAATCCTGGAATTTTGGGTGCTGGAAGAATAGTCAGAAATGAGCTTGGGAAGGTGGTTTTTACATTTGCCGAATCTATTCGAAACGGTAGCAATAATCTTGCGGAAGTTATAACCCTTCGAAGAGGGCTTCAACATTGTAAAAGATTGGggcttaataatataattattgaaatggACTCTCTTTTGGTTGTTAACTGGGTTCAAAAAGGAAGTTATAGTCTTCAGTACATAAAgaatttttgggaagacattatTAATATGTTGGCAGGGATAAATTTTTCTGCTAAGCATATCTATCGCGAAGGAAATAAGGCTGTAGATGTTTTGGCCCGGCTGCGTAGTAATGGGATCTCTCATGAGTGGTCAGGGCAGATAGAAGTTCCTCACCTATTAAGAGGTATACTTAGAATAGATTCGTGTGGACTAGCATACATAAGGAAGTGTTGA